One Solanum lycopersicum chromosome 2, SLM_r2.1 genomic region harbors:
- the LOC104645747 gene encoding aldehyde dehydrogenase family 3 member F1 isoform X2, translated as MHDQGLVSHSFQVGVVRKSATNALRCVEKWMAPQKAPIPLVLFPARGAVVSEPLGVVLIFVSWNFPISLALDPVIGAISAGNAIVLKPSELAPKCSSVLANTIPRYLDPEAIKVVEGGHDVSEQLLQLKWDKIFFTGSPRVGRLIMSAAAKHLTPVTLELGGKCPTILDRLSNFSDLQVAVKRIVGGKWGPCNGQACIGIDYVLVETQFAPVLIELLEKSIKTFYGENLKTLANLARIVNKHHFDRVHNLLKDPKVAASVVYGGSVDEENMAIEPTILLNPPLDADIMNEEIFGPLLPIITLKNIEESIPFINSRPKPLAIYAFTKNDSLKEKILQETSSGSLTFNDAMIQFLCDTLPFGGVGQSGYGRYHGKFTFDTFSHEKAVLHRSFLVELESRYPPWNDFKMEFVRLAYNYDYLGMILLLLGLRGLFRTNRRQ; from the exons ATGCATGACCAAGGGTTGGTTTCTCACTCATTTCAGGTTGGTGTGGTGAGGAAATCAGCTACCAATGCTTTGCGCTGTGTTGAAAAGTGGATGGCCCCTCAAAAG GCCCCAATACCATTAGTTCTCTTTCCTGCAAGAGGAGCAGTAGTATCAGAGCCACTGGGAGTAGTGCTAATATTTGTGTCCTGGAATTTTCCCATCT CCCTAGCTTTAGACCCAGTGATTGGAGCAATCTCAGCTGGAAACGCAATTGTCCTTAAACCTTCTGAGCTAGCACCAAAATGCTCCTCCGTTCTGGCCAATACAATACCTCGTTACTTGGATCCAGAAGCTATTAAAGTTGTTGAAGGTGGACATGATGTATCAGAACAACTACTGCAGCTAAAATGGGATAAGATATTTTTTACAG GTAGTCCACGAGTTGGCCGCCTCATAATGTCAGCAGCTGCAAAGCACTTAACACCTGTAACTCTTGAGCTGGGTGGAAAATGTCCAACCATCTTGGACAGGCTATCTAATTTCTCTGATTTACAG GTGGCTGTCAAGAGGATAGTGGGGGGCAAGTGGGGACCATGCAATGGACAAGCATGCATTGGAATCGATTATGTGCTCGTGGAAACACAATTTGCTCCAGTTCTG ATTGAACTATTGGAGAAATCCATCAAGACATTTTATGGTGAGAACTTGAAAACTTTGGCAAATCTTGCCAGAATAGTGAACAAGCACCACTTTGATAGAGTACACAATCTTCTGAAAGACCCAAAAGTTGCAGCATCTGTTGTTTATGGAGGCTCAGTAGATGAGGAAAATAT GGCCATTGAACCAACAATTTTGTTGAATCCTCCCCTTGATGCTGATATCATGAACGAAGAAATATTCGGCCCTTTGCTTCCAATCATCACA CTAAAGAATATCGAAGAAAGCATTCCGTTCATAAACTCAAGGCCAAAACCTCTTGCAATATATGCATTTACCAAGAATGATTCGTTGAAGGAGAAAATCTTGCAGGAAACATCTTCCGGAAGTCTGACTTTTAATGATGCTATGATTCAG TTTCTATGTGACACATTACCATTTGGAGGCGTTGGTCAGAGTGGTTACGGACGTTACCATGGGAAGTTCACTTTTGACACATTCAGTCATGAAAAAGCAGTTCTACATAGGAGCTTCTTAGTTGAGTTGGAATCAAGGTATCCTCCATGGAATGATTTCAAGATGGAGTTTGTTAGATTGGCTTACAACTATGACTATCTTGGGATGATACTGCTCTTGCTGGGGTTGAGAGGACTATTCAGAACAAACCGAAGGCAGTAG
- the LOC104645747 gene encoding aldehyde dehydrogenase family 3 member F1 isoform X1 has protein sequence MDVVEEDVLGEVTTAFRSRRTRSVAWRKAQLQAILKLLDENEEEIFEALRQDLGKHPVESYRDEVGVVRKSATNALRCVEKWMAPQKAPIPLVLFPARGAVVSEPLGVVLIFVSWNFPISLALDPVIGAISAGNAIVLKPSELAPKCSSVLANTIPRYLDPEAIKVVEGGHDVSEQLLQLKWDKIFFTGSPRVGRLIMSAAAKHLTPVTLELGGKCPTILDRLSNFSDLQVAVKRIVGGKWGPCNGQACIGIDYVLVETQFAPVLIELLEKSIKTFYGENLKTLANLARIVNKHHFDRVHNLLKDPKVAASVVYGGSVDEENMAIEPTILLNPPLDADIMNEEIFGPLLPIITLKNIEESIPFINSRPKPLAIYAFTKNDSLKEKILQETSSGSLTFNDAMIQFLCDTLPFGGVGQSGYGRYHGKFTFDTFSHEKAVLHRSFLVELESRYPPWNDFKMEFVRLAYNYDYLGMILLLLGLRGLFRTNRRQ, from the exons ATGGATGTAGTTGAGGAAGATGTGTTAGGTGAAGTGACGACAGCATTCAGGAGTAGAAGAACAAGAAGTGTTGCATGGAGGAAAGCACAGCTTCAAGCAATTCTCAAACTCcttgatgaaaatgaagaggAGATCTTTGAAGCACTTAGACAGGATCTCGGAAAGCATCCTGTTGAATCTTATCGTGATGAA GTTGGTGTGGTGAGGAAATCAGCTACCAATGCTTTGCGCTGTGTTGAAAAGTGGATGGCCCCTCAAAAG GCCCCAATACCATTAGTTCTCTTTCCTGCAAGAGGAGCAGTAGTATCAGAGCCACTGGGAGTAGTGCTAATATTTGTGTCCTGGAATTTTCCCATCT CCCTAGCTTTAGACCCAGTGATTGGAGCAATCTCAGCTGGAAACGCAATTGTCCTTAAACCTTCTGAGCTAGCACCAAAATGCTCCTCCGTTCTGGCCAATACAATACCTCGTTACTTGGATCCAGAAGCTATTAAAGTTGTTGAAGGTGGACATGATGTATCAGAACAACTACTGCAGCTAAAATGGGATAAGATATTTTTTACAG GTAGTCCACGAGTTGGCCGCCTCATAATGTCAGCAGCTGCAAAGCACTTAACACCTGTAACTCTTGAGCTGGGTGGAAAATGTCCAACCATCTTGGACAGGCTATCTAATTTCTCTGATTTACAG GTGGCTGTCAAGAGGATAGTGGGGGGCAAGTGGGGACCATGCAATGGACAAGCATGCATTGGAATCGATTATGTGCTCGTGGAAACACAATTTGCTCCAGTTCTG ATTGAACTATTGGAGAAATCCATCAAGACATTTTATGGTGAGAACTTGAAAACTTTGGCAAATCTTGCCAGAATAGTGAACAAGCACCACTTTGATAGAGTACACAATCTTCTGAAAGACCCAAAAGTTGCAGCATCTGTTGTTTATGGAGGCTCAGTAGATGAGGAAAATAT GGCCATTGAACCAACAATTTTGTTGAATCCTCCCCTTGATGCTGATATCATGAACGAAGAAATATTCGGCCCTTTGCTTCCAATCATCACA CTAAAGAATATCGAAGAAAGCATTCCGTTCATAAACTCAAGGCCAAAACCTCTTGCAATATATGCATTTACCAAGAATGATTCGTTGAAGGAGAAAATCTTGCAGGAAACATCTTCCGGAAGTCTGACTTTTAATGATGCTATGATTCAG TTTCTATGTGACACATTACCATTTGGAGGCGTTGGTCAGAGTGGTTACGGACGTTACCATGGGAAGTTCACTTTTGACACATTCAGTCATGAAAAAGCAGTTCTACATAGGAGCTTCTTAGTTGAGTTGGAATCAAGGTATCCTCCATGGAATGATTTCAAGATGGAGTTTGTTAGATTGGCTTACAACTATGACTATCTTGGGATGATACTGCTCTTGCTGGGGTTGAGAGGACTATTCAGAACAAACCGAAGGCAGTAG